From the genome of Mucilaginibacter paludis DSM 18603:
GTAAACCGTAATGAGGGATACGATGCCGGTAAATATCACGCCCCTTAAAAACGCTCCCACCACCTGATGATCCATCAGATCCAAAAGCTTTTGGCCGCCTGTTATTTTTAAAACCGGGATGAGCAGTAAATTTCCCGCCGTATAAGCTATCATGGGGTTTTTGCCGTTATCAGCCAAAAACTGGATGAAGGGTTTAAAAAATGGTGTTTGCTCCATCAACGTAAAAGATGCCAGCGTTGTAAATGCCAAACCGGTGGTTACAAAATAATAGCTGTAGGTTGAAAAATCCTTTTTAATACCGCCTTCGTAAGCTTCAAAAAAAAGGCCGAGCAAAAGCAGGTAAATACCGGCGTGGATAAATCGCTCCAAAAGATTTTTTTGAGGCCCATCCGGCTGTAGCTTAACCCCATATACCAGCAACGCCGATACTGCAGCTGTAAAAAACAGGTTGGGCACTAACAGGCGGGTGTACAAGCCAACCAAATTGCCAATCAATAATAACCAGCAAAATAAGCAGAGCAGCCAAAGGTTTTTTACTTTAGCCGGTGTTGAGTTGCCCGTTTTAGCTTCATGTACAAAGCTTAACAACCATTCGCCGGCTAATGTGCCGGGGAGTACAATAAACAAATATTTGAGGTAGTAAAATTTATAGGCCCACAGCGCTGGCGACCAGTTATACAACACGCTGTTCCAGGTTGTGGTATCCTTACCGCTTAAAAAAACCGCCATTACAAAAGGCAGCAAGCCAATGCGCAGCCAGGGTTTATTTTGTGTAGACAGCCATATTAACGAAGCAAACAGCGCCATATTAGCCAAAACCATAATGATAATATCGTTCTGATTAAAAGAGAAGCCGTTTTTAAACGGATAGAGTGCCAAAAAAGCCAGGGCTAATATAAAACCCGAAACTTTAACCATTAACGCCGCCTTGCCCTGCCACTCCTGCTTATAGGAATACATTAAAAATAACAGCACAAAGCAGCCTATAGAGAGCAGCTGATCTGCAAGGCCAGGTGCCGCGCTCATTACCCACGACCGGGCATGCATGGTGAATACGGAAAAAAATGCCAGCAACACGTAACGCTGTGCTATCTGTAACAACGTTTTCCAAAGCGGCTGAACCGCCGATTTTTTGACTAAAGCCAGCGGAATTGCAGCACCCATGGCAAACAGAAAAAAGGGAAAAACCAGGTCGACCCAGGTAATGCCCGGCAAGTCGGGCTTAAACTGGTGTGCAGGCGGCGGCACCTGTGCGTGGTACATCCAGCCGGGCAAAATACCGCCGAAAGCGATGCTGCCCGATAACACCATCAGTAAGATGGCAGTACCGCGCAAAGCATCAAGGCTGTTAGCTCTTTGGGGTGGCGTTTGGATAGTTGTATTGATCATGTGAGTACTCAAACTACTTAACCGTGATTGTTAGCTGCTTAACCACACTGCCCGAACCATCGTTGCCGCCATTGGTAGCTACAAAAGTTACGGTGTAGGTACCGGCAGTTGTAAACACATACTTATAGCTGCTTAGCTGGTTTAAATAGGTTTTAATGACGGTTGGCACATCCGGGCTTACATTGGTAGCAAACATGGGTTTGGATAGCGCCCAATCTTCCGACACGATTAAACTACTGGCCGGCGCAAACGCTAAAACAGGATCTGATGTTTGGATAGCCCATTTATTTGCCGGGTTAGCAAAATCAAGCGCCAGCCATGATGCCGTGCCGATGGTAGATACATTCAGCACACTTCCATCGGGCAGGGTATTGGTCAGGTTAAAATTATACACGCGCCATGTCCGTTGCGTGCTGGTGGTTCCGGGTGCTTTATCCCCCCAGTACTTAAACGCAAAATAAATAGGCTTGCCGCTGGCGGCCAGATCTGATATGTTAACCACCCCCGAGCTTGTTTGCGTGCCCACGGCCCCACCGGCCGCTGTTGATAAGGTAAAGCGGCTGGTGATGTCTGTCCAGGTAGCCTTCCTCACGCTGGTGGTATCATACAGGCCGTTAAAATCAGTTGAATACAGCAAACTCAGGTTGTTGGCCTGCGTGCCGTACAAAACCTGTGTTTTGATTTCAAGGCCCAGTACCCCGGCAACGGTAGTACGATCTTTAAACTTGTATTCCTTACCTTTTTCACCGGAGTAAAAACTGATGATATCCGGATCGCCCGAAAATTTAAAAGTGACTGTGTCGCCTGCTTTATATTCCGTTTTAGCCGTTTGAACATCAAATGCAGATAGTTGGATCGCTGATTTTTTGCACGAAAAGATCAGCGGGAGCAGCATTAAGCCTATGATATATTTTACTTTATACATCTCGATATTTTTTAATTGATCTATAATTTACCAGCCTTTATTTTGTACGATACTGCTATTGAGCGATGTTTCCTTCGACGGGATGGCGAACAAAGTATCACGATTAGATACATTGTTGCCCGATACACCTCCATACGTATAGCCAGACGGAGCGGTAGTAGTGATCTCGTTCCCGATGCTCTTCATGGTAGATACAAATATCCCCCAGCGGATCAGGTCAAAACGGCGCAAGCCCTCATAACCCAATTCCAGCGCGCGTTCTTTGCGTACGGCTTCCCTGAAGGTATCTTTATCCATGCCCGCAGTTAGGTCGGCGGCGGTAGCTGTGGATAAGCCCAGGCCAACGCCATAAGCCCGTTCGCGTACCAGGTTAATGGCGTTATAGGCCAGGCTGGTTGCACCGTTCACTTCGTTTTCGGCTTCGGCATACATCAGCAGCACATCCGCGTAGCGCAATAAAGGAAAATTAATGGCTGATGTATTGGTAAATTTCACCGTAGACGACTCAAACTCGCGCCTCCATTTGGCATCGCAGCGGTTATAAATTTGCGCAGCGGTGTAGTAAATCAATACAGATGAGGTAGACGAGGTATAGGTATACGGGCCGATGGACCAATCGCGACGCAGATCGTTTGTGCCAAACAGGTTGTAATAGCGCTGTGTGGCATGCTTGGCGCCATAACTATAACCCACAGTTGCGTTGCTGGTGCCTATGCCGTTAATTACGCCGACACTGCCGCCTTCGTCCTGCGTACCATTCTTGATGCTGAACTCTACCTCCCAGATGCTTTCTTTGGTATCGTAAATGTGCTGGCACATGTTTTTAAACACCTGCTTATAATCAGGATTTAAGGCATGGGGCGCATCTGTCATTACTTTGCCTGCCCATTTTTTTGCTTCGGCAAAGCGCGATGCATCTCGCAATGGCGCACCCGCCATTTTCAGGTTAACCCGGGCCAGGATCCCCCATACTACCGATTTGGTGATCCGGCTGTTATAGGTGTAAGCAGTTATCGGGTTCACCAGGTCGGCGGCTTGCTCCATATCGGCTACAATTTGTTGGTAAACGACTTTGTAAGGCGTCCGCGGAACATTGTTTTCGTTAACCGACTTTGTAGATGCCAGCCTTAAAGGCACATCGCCCCAGTTGCTGGTTAAAATGAAATAAAAATAAGCCCGCAGAAAAAGCGCTTGCCCCTTGGCTACGTTTTTATTAGCCTGGGTAAGGGCCGATTTATCAATGTTTTCCAATACCAGGTTGGATAAATTTATGCCCTGGTACAACAATGCCCAACAGGTATTAATTTTGGTATCCGATGGATCGTAGTTGTATAAACCAACATCCTGCGTCCACGATGGTAGCGCCACAAAGGCATCATCGGCAACATCCATCTCAAAAAATAAATACCTGCCATAAGTACCTGTTTTACCCAATATATCATAAATACCGGTAAGCGCGGTGTTGATCTGGTCGTCGGTTTGGTAATAGTTCACCGGCGATAGAAAATCGGTTGGGGTGGTATTCAAAAATTTTTTACACGAGGTATTGAGCAGTAAACCAGCGCAAGTTAATATGGTGATCAATGTTTTTCTCATTGTGTTATTTTTAAAGGTTAAAAGGTGGTGTTTATACCTAATACAATGGTGCGCGCCCGCGGATAGGCGGAATAATCGAACCCGGGCGTTAAGGCCGAATTACGTACCGATACCTCCGGGTCATACCCGCTATATTTAGTCCAGGTGTACAGATTTTGAGCGGTGATGTATGCCCTGAACGATTTCAATTTTAACTTGCCGGCAAATTTGCCAGGCAGGGTATAGCCCAGCGACACAGTTTTTAATCTTAAAAAAGAGCCATCCTCTATAATACGGGTTGAATAAGCTTTCAACACCTGCCCTTTAACCGCCGGAATATCCGATGTAGGGTTGTTCGGCGTCCAGCGGTTAGCATACGACGCGAACTGGTTGGTATTGTATATCGAGCCACTTTCCATAGCCAGCCTGTTGGCGTTAATGATATCATTACCGTACGACCATTGCATGAAAACGCCTAAGTCGAAACTTCGATAAGTGAAGTTATTAGAGAAGCCCCCCACGTGCACAGGGTAGGGGTGGCCGATGGCCACCTTATCTTTTTCGTCAATCACCAGGTCGCCGTTTAAATCACGATACTTGGCATCGCCCGGTTGTACATTGGCCCTGATCTCGCCGTTGGCCGTAATATTTGATTTTAAGGTATAGGTGTTACCGGTTTTAATAAAATCATCATACTTATAGGTGCCATCATAAATTAACCCATAAAACTGCGCAATGGGCTGCCCCACCTTGGCCACATAACCGGGGATGTTTACCCAATCATCGCCCCAATATTGGGATGATGTCATGTAGTTTTGATTATCTGCCAGGGCCAGTACTTTATTCCTGTTAAACGAGATATTAAAACTGGCATCCCATGAAAAATTTTTCGTTTTAACCGGAGTCCCCGAAAGGGTAAACTCCAAGCCCTGGTTTTGCACTTTACCTATATTTTGGTAAGCGCTGCTATAACCGGTGCTTGGCGCCAGGTCGCGGTTCAGCAATAAATTGTCGGTTATTTTGCGATAGGCATCAAATGTAAATAGCAGGCGGTCCTTAAAAAAGCCCAGGTCGAGGCCGATGTCGGTTTGTGCCGTGGTTTCCCATTTCAAATCGCTGTTACCTAAACTGCTCGCATATACACCCGGAACAGTAGCATTGCCAAACGAGTAGCCCGAGGTTGAGCTCAGGTTTAAGCTGGCATAGGGTGCAAAATTACCGATCTGGTTATTACCTGTTACCCCGTACGAAGTTCTTAATTTACCGGTTGAGAGGAAACTCATGCTCCTGGCAAATTTTTCTTCATCAAATTTCCAGGCAAAAGCGCCCGAAGGGAAAAAGCCCCAGCGATGACTATTTAAAAACCGCGATGAGCCCTCCTCTCGGCCGGTAGCGGTAAACAGATACCTGCCTTTATAATTATAGTTTAACCTGCCAAAAAATGAGGTTTGGGTATAGTTTGAGGTAATGGAAGTAATGGAGTTGGGCGTACCTTCGTCGAGGCCGCTCAGTCCCAAACTTTCGTTGGGTAACAATACGGCGTAGCCGCCGAATATATTGGTTTTTCCACTCTCGGCTGTAAAGCCGGCTACGGCGTTAATTAAATGATCTTTAGTAAAACGCTTGATATAAGTTAAAGTATTGGCCGTTTGCCACACGCTGGAATTGGTATAGGTTTCGCCGCCGCTAACTTTGTAGTTTCCGCTCGATCCTACCCTGGACAAGGCCCCGTTAAAAACATCGTCTTCGCGGCTACCGTTGCTGATACCTCCGGTTAACTTCAGCTTAAGCTCTTTTGTAAAGGCATATTCCGCATAGCCGTTAGCAATCAGATTGGTGCCGGTATTTCTGCGCAGCTCGTTTTGTGCCGAGAGTACCGGGTTGAACCTGAAATCGGTAGTTGGGTCAACGGTGGGGTCGCGGGGCAAATTCAGCAGATCGTCTGAACCGCTTAGCGCTACCGGGCGATAGGCCCAAACATTATATAATAAGGTAAGGGTGTTAGTGCTTGATGATGCCGATGTTGGCGTTCCATAATTATCTACGTAAGCGTAAGTGGCATTAAGGCCAACCTTCAATTTATCCGACTCCTCCTGATCTATGGTAAAGCGGCCCTGGTTGCGTTTAAACGCACTATTGATGATGATGCCCTGCTGATCGACCGTTGATAGCGAAATGCTGTACCGGGTTTTATCGTTGCCGCCGCTGAGTGATAAATTGTGGTTTTGCATCGGAGCTACTCTTGTTACCTGGTCTTCCCAGTTAATTCCGGCTACATCCTTGTAGCTATCCAGTGTACGGGCGCCATTTTGCAGGAATAAAGAATTGGTGGTAATGGGATCAATTTCGTACTGCAGCTTTACAAATTCATAAGGGCTTAATAATTGCTGGCGCTTTTTATTTTCCTGCCAGCCATAATAACCGTTATAGGCAATAACAGGGGCACCCAGCTTGCCGCGCTTGGTTGTAACAATGATAACGCCGTTGGCCCCCCTGGCGCCATAAATGGCAGTTGAAGAAGCATCCTTTAAAACATCGATAGATTCGATATCGTTAGGGTCGAGGGTATTCAAAGGATTGACGGCGCTGTTGGTAGGATTCTCAAACGGAAAGCCATCGATCACAAACAAGGGATAATTATTCTGGGTAATGGAGTTATAACCACGGATCACGATATTCACTGCCGATCCGGGTTGCCCTTCAAATGAGTTTACCTGCACGCCGGCTACCCGCCCGGCCAATGCCTCATCAAACGATTTTACCGGAGCCTTTTGTAAATCGTTTATGCTTACGCTGCTTACCGAGCCGGTAAGGTCTTTACGCTGCACCGAACCGTAGCCAATAACCACCACCTCGTTCATCTGGGTCGACGATTGTTGCATCACTACTTTGATGGGGGTGCTGCCGCTAACGCTAACCTCCTTCGTGGTAAAGCCTACAATACTAAAAACCAATACCGCTGGCTTGCCGGTAGCCGCGGCTATGTTAAAGCGTCCGTCGGCATCGGTATTGGTGGCATTGGCGTTACCTATTTTAAATTTTACGGTTACACCGGCTAAGGGCTCACCGTTACCGTCAGTAACGGTTCCTCTAAAAATGGTGTTCTGGGCCACGGCGCTCCAACAACACAATGTTAAAAGCATGGCAAACAATAAACTTGCCCTTTTTCGATTTTTAGTAATTAATTTTTGCATAGCATACCATTAGGGGTTAAAATTTCTGTTAATTATTAGTGTGTGGTTTTTACAATCCCATCAAAGCCGATGGGGATATCAAAGGGCTTCAGTAAAGTATCAATCAATACGGCAACCATTCGTCGGCTCAGTACAGTTTGGCCGGTTAATTCCTGGTTAATGGCGGCGCCGGCCAAAATGCGGTTCATTTGCAAAAGCGTAGTGCCGGGTTTCAGCTTAGCGAATAATTTCACCATAAAAGCCCCGGTTACCAAATTGCCGGAAGGGAACAAGTCGTCCAGATTGGTATAATACATCTTCAGCCCGGTAACCAGGTCATATTCGTTGATGTTTAGTTCCGGGTAAAACCAGGTTTGGTTGGCCCATTTATAAGGCAGGCCGGTGCCTTTGAGGATGCCGGTGGCACCTATGCGCTGCAAGGCCTCAAAGTTTGGGTCCTCGGGCTTTACATCAATAAAGGGCATCAAATAAGCCTTGGAATCAAGTAGTGCCTGCTGTACATCGCGGATATTAGCCTGCGCGGGTTGAATGTTGTTTTTAATGCATACAGCGGCCAACGCACCGGCGGCCTGCCCTATGGTAAGCACTACCGGCTGCAACCGGCTGGTGCCATTTACAATATTGGTTACGCTGATGCTTTTTTCGGCAACGATAAGCCCATCCACCTGCTGCGGAATTAACGCGCCTAAGGGTATGTTGTATGCGGGTACCTTAATGCGTACAAAATCAATGGCCGGAGCCGATGGATTTTTTAAGTGATGGTGGTCTACCGGGTAATCGCCCACGGCTATACCAGTACGGTAAAGTGCCGTTTTTTGATCGTAGGGTTTAGCAATATCATTTAAGGTAAGCTTTACCAAACCGTTCATCCTTCGTGCTTCACGGTGATAGGGCAACATCGGCAGGTGGTCGGCAGTGGGATATTCATCATCGGCTATGCCCAGGTTTTTATAACCCAGCGCCGTTTGGATATAGTAAATAAATTTCAGCGCATGTAATTTAGCCTCCTTCAGTAAAACCTCCCGCTCCTCAGGTGTTTTCTCTATTAGGTTCAGATAAATATCGTTGCCGCATTTGGGCCAATTGATCATGTATTTGTTATTGGGCAAGCGGCCATATTGCAGCATCTGGTAGCAATTGTTATCCGCAGGCGCGGTTACCGAGGGATCGGATACATCGCAGCTGCATTTAAATTCATCGGGGTTATAATTGGCTGGTTTTTTTATCGTTTTATCCGCGCCCTTGCCGTAATCTTTCAGGGTGATCACAAAGGTCATGTCCTGGACAATATCATTCGCTTTTTCCGGGGCCATCGCTTCGCCAGTAGTATAGCGGCTATCCATCCCCACATCATATTTTACTCCGGCAGCGGCCATCACATCGCCAAGCTCGGTGGCGTCTATCAGCAGCCTGGCGTTTATCAGACTGGTTTTACCGGCTTTCTTCACGGCCACCTGCCAGCCTCCATCAATTTTTTTTACTGATTGCCATACCGTTTTATACCAAATGGTAAGATTGTTATTTACCGCGAGCTGCTTTAATATTTTATTACCTACCGACGGCTCAAACAAAGTATTACTCACCCAGCCGGTTTCCACGGCTGCGGCCCCGCCGTAATAATCGCGTAGTTTTTGGCGAAACTCCGCCCACAAACCCGATGGAAGATTATTGTCGCCATCAATAGCACTTACACCCGCCGATGTGAGCATGCCACCCAGCCATTCGGTTTCTTCTACCAGCAAGGTTTTAACCCCCATTCGCGATGCTTGAATAGCCGCGGTAGTGCCGCTTGCTCCTCCACCGATGATCAGCACGTCTGTTTGTATCGTTTTAGATTGCGCCGCCGCCTGGGTGAAGCAAAAAAACGCAAGTAAAAACAGAAATATTTTAGGATTTGTTATCATATCAACCTGTTGTGCTATTTACTTTTAATCATTACAGCCGTCATTACACCGCGCTCGGCACCATCAGATGGCTTTACAGTGGCCTTGCCATTAACAACCAATGATGTAGAGCCGCCACCATCTAAATTGAGCGCCCCTATACAGCCCATCTCTTTCATTAAGGCGGCAAGCTCCGGTAAGGTAAGCCCAACAATTCCGCCGGTATCGCCACCCTCAACAGCCAGCACAATAATTTTATTACCGGAAGTAAAACCTATGGCCGACCGCGCCCTGGGCGAATTATTATCAATCACAATCAGTTCTTCGGTGTCGGTAATTCTAATCGTGTTATCCTTAATTAATACCGGCGAACCGCCAATGGCGCTCACGGCATTCCATACCCAACCATTGGCCGGGAATGTGGCCGTAGGAACAGGCTGCGGGGATATATCCTGCGAGTTAGGGCTTGGCGATGGATAGCTATATAAAATATTATTTATCCCAACGGCGTATACCCAACCAACGCCCGCTACATGATCGGCTGATAAGCCGAAAGCGCCCCTCGTGGGATAATAAGGTACCTGGTTGCCCTGGTAACTCCGGTTTAATGATTTAATATTTTGAGAGGCTACGGCACCGTTATACATGCACAGGCTGTAAGAAACACCGGTGCCAAAAAAGCCCCCGTTAATACAGGCATATTTACTGCCGGGCTCATCCTTAAAAAAATTACTGACCGTTTTATTTGCAGCGGAGTACAAAGGCTTAAATTCTACTTTAGCCGGATCGGCCACAATACAATATGCGTTGATGGGCCTGTTTTGAAAAGGGGCCGTTGTTTTATAAACCTGTACCCCGGTAGGCAAACCATCCATCAGCTCTGTGGCCTTAACCCAATAGGCAGGCAGCTTTACAAGCGGCGTGGTATCGACAACGATAACTACAGGATCGGGATACAACTTAACCTGCGAATTATCTTTCGCACATGACAGTAATAGCAAACAAACAATTGCTGAACTATAAAGTATACTTTGTAGATATTTCGCCATGCCTTACTTCTTAATTTTACATAAAGTAAATATAAAACTTTTTAAATAAATTTAAAAACTAATATTAAAAAAATGTAAAATAATTTTAACTTAATCAAACAGAGCCTCAACACGCTCATTATATTATTATTAAAGCCTACTTTTGCAGTATAAGCGGTTGCTTTTTATAGCGCCGCTAACTTTTGCTTATATTTAACTAACTGTAACACATAAAATTTATTAATGACCTTTTTCGAGGAGTTTAACAGTGATAATTTATCGGGGGTTGCTTACAAAAACCTCACCCTGAAAAAGGCGGTTATCGCTTTTTTTGCCATGACAGGCAACAGCACCATTGCCGACCTATGTAAAGAACTTAACCTGAGCGCACCCAAAGTCAATAATTTACTGAATGATTTGATTGCCGACGGCCTTGTTAAAGATTACGGCAAAATGGAATCAACAGGAGGGAGAAAACCTAATATTTACGGATTGATACCCGAGTCCGGCTTTTTTTTAGGGGTGGATGTCAAGCAAAACCATATCAACATCGGTTTAACGGACCTGCAGAAAAAAATGGTTAAAATTACCGAAGGGCAACCCTATTCGTTAAAAAACAGCCATGAATCGTTACAGGAACTTTGCCAGCTGATTAAGGATTTTATCAGCAACTCATCCATCAATAAAGATAAAATATTAGGAATCGGCCTTAACCTCTCCGGGCGCATCAACTATGCCACAGGCTATAGCTATAGCTTTTTCCATTTCAATGAAGAACCGTTAAGCAAGGTTGTAGAAAATTATATCGGCATTAAAGTTTTTTTGGAGAACGATTCGCGCGCGATGGCTTACGGCGAGTTTACTACCGGCATTGTACATCACGAAAAAAATGTATTGTTCCTTAACCTGGATTATGGGTTGGGGATGGGCATCATGATCAACAGCCAGCTTTATTATGGCAAATCGGGTTTCGCCGGCGAATTTGGGCACATGCCGATTTTTAATAACGAGATACTTTGCCATTGCGGCAAAAAGGGCTGCCTTGAAACCGAAGCATCGGGATGGGCGCTCACCCGGCTTTTCAAAGAAAAACTTACCGAGGGCTCATCGTCAATTTTATCAAACCGTCCCCTGAACGAAATTCAGCTGAGCGATATTATTGAAGCCGCCGGGAAAGATGATGTGCTGGCCATTGAACTAATTGCCGAAATAGGCGAGAAACTCGGACGCGGAATTGCCCTGCTGATCAATATCTTTAATCCGGAGCTCGTCATTTTAGGGGGCAGCTTAGCCGATACCGGCGAATACATTCGCCTGCCTATTAAAAGCGCTATCAATAAATACTCGCTAAGTTTGGTTAATAACGATACCATGCTCAAAGTATCAAAGCTTGGCGAGCAAGCCGGCATTATTGGTGCCTGCCTGATGGTAAGAAACCGGTTGTTAACCAATACCATGAGTTTATAAATAAAAATAAATGCCCGCCTTAACCGGCGGGCATTTGTTTTATTTTGCATTGACGAGGTTTGAAAAAAAGCTAAAATGCTGCGGGATGCTTTTTGTCCAGTAACTGCCGGTATGGGCACCCGGCTGGGCTATGTAGGTGGCTTTGAGTTTTAACTCATCGCACTTTTCGCGAAACTTTTTGCTGGTGATGTACAGGTAATCTTCGGTACCGGTATCAAAAATGAAGGTTTTGTTTTTCCCGGCAATATTCTGCAACAGGTTAACCGGCGAATAGCTGTCAAACAACGAGTTACTTTCGCTGTAAGCACCCAGCAAATACGCAATTGTAGTTTTATGGAAGGCCGAGTAACGCAAATTAAGTACTCCAGACGTACTACCTGCGCTTTTAAACAGATCCGGATGGCGCAGAAACAAATACATGGCACCGTAACCGCCCATACTGTTCCCGGTAATAAAAATATTTTGCGGCTGCACGGCAAATTTTTTGGCAACGGCAGGCATCAGTTCCCTGATAAAAAAATCTTCGTATTGCGTACTATCCTTGTTTGGAGAATTAATATACCAGCTTTTCTTCAACCCGTCGGGGCAAACAATTAAAAAGTGATACAGATTGGCCAGGGCCTGCAAGTTAACCAACCCGCTCCACGACTTATAATTGCCCGAATGCCCGTGCAATAAATAAACTACCGGACAGGCTTCATTGGGTTTATAATCAGCAGGTTTATAAACCCATACCGTATCGTTTGCCCTTAAATTAGGCGAATGGATAACCATCGTTTCCTGAGCAAACATTTGCTTACAGGTTAACAACAACAGCAGGGTAAATAAGTATCTCATACAGCAGGTTAGTAAATATTCAATGTAGCTATTTTATTTCATATCAACCGGAATCAAAATAAGCGGTGTTGGCAAGCACGAAGCCCCGGGTGGCGAATACGTTAATTTAATAGTTTGCTCTTCGCCGTTTGCCGCAGGCGGAAACACCTGTATCAGAATAGATTCTGGCGCGCTCCGGGTAATTAACCTATCGGACGGAAGCTGGATAATGCCTTCTTTAAAAAGCCCCTTGCTCACCACCATGGTGGCAGCCATCCCATTGCACCATTTACTGTCTGCCGACCGGCCGTTCCAGGTCACCAGCGCCAAACCCTTTCCGTTGGTGCTTTTCCATTTAATTTCCATGTTATACATTACCCCGTAATTGCCAACCAGTTTGGCTTGCTGGTTCCGGCTGCTTTCCCAGCCAAGCACCCAGTTATCCTTCACGCCTTCGGCCACTGTAATTGCCGAGGGACCATTTTGTGTATCAAAAACGCCTTTATTACGTAATAAATAGTTACTTACGCCATAAATACCCCTTCCGGCGCCACTCTCGCCCTTAGGTGGCAATATGTTGGTAACGCGCTCTAAAGCTTTTACCCCCGGTGTGGCCGGGTCGGTTTGTAAAATAGTTATCTCGGCAGGCTGGTCCACAGTAAACTCGTAAAAACCATGGGCCAGCTCATCGTATTTAACAATGTTCTTTTCCAGTTTTTCATCTATGGGCAAGGCCTGCCCTGGCTTAATCTC
Proteins encoded in this window:
- a CDS encoding SusC/RagA family TonB-linked outer membrane protein, which produces MQKLITKNRKRASLLFAMLLTLCCWSAVAQNTIFRGTVTDGNGEPLAGVTVKFKIGNANATNTDADGRFNIAAATGKPAVLVFSIVGFTTKEVSVSGSTPIKVVMQQSSTQMNEVVVIGYGSVQRKDLTGSVSSVSINDLQKAPVKSFDEALAGRVAGVQVNSFEGQPGSAVNIVIRGYNSITQNNYPLFVIDGFPFENPTNSAVNPLNTLDPNDIESIDVLKDASSTAIYGARGANGVIIVTTKRGKLGAPVIAYNGYYGWQENKKRQQLLSPYEFVKLQYEIDPITTNSLFLQNGARTLDSYKDVAGINWEDQVTRVAPMQNHNLSLSGGNDKTRYSISLSTVDQQGIIINSAFKRNQGRFTIDQEESDKLKVGLNATYAYVDNYGTPTSASSSTNTLTLLYNVWAYRPVALSGSDDLLNLPRDPTVDPTTDFRFNPVLSAQNELRRNTGTNLIANGYAEYAFTKELKLKLTGGISNGSREDDVFNGALSRVGSSGNYKVSGGETYTNSSVWQTANTLTYIKRFTKDHLINAVAGFTAESGKTNIFGGYAVLLPNESLGLSGLDEGTPNSITSITSNYTQTSFFGRLNYNYKGRYLFTATGREEGSSRFLNSHRWGFFPSGAFAWKFDEEKFARSMSFLSTGKLRTSYGVTGNNQIGNFAPYASLNLSSTSGYSFGNATVPGVYASSLGNSDLKWETTAQTDIGLDLGFFKDRLLFTFDAYRKITDNLLLNRDLAPSTGYSSAYQNIGKVQNQGLEFTLSGTPVKTKNFSWDASFNISFNRNKVLALADNQNYMTSSQYWGDDWVNIPGYVAKVGQPIAQFYGLIYDGTYKYDDFIKTGNTYTLKSNITANGEIRANVQPGDAKYRDLNGDLVIDEKDKVAIGHPYPVHVGGFSNNFTYRSFDLGVFMQWSYGNDIINANRLAMESGSIYNTNQFASYANRWTPNNPTSDIPAVKGQVLKAYSTRIIEDGSFLRLKTVSLGYTLPGKFAGKLKLKSFRAYITAQNLYTWTKYSGYDPEVSVRNSALTPGFDYSAYPRARTIVLGINTTF
- a CDS encoding RagB/SusD family nutrient uptake outer membrane protein; this translates as MRKTLITILTCAGLLLNTSCKKFLNTTPTDFLSPVNYYQTDDQINTALTGIYDILGKTGTYGRYLFFEMDVADDAFVALPSWTQDVGLYNYDPSDTKINTCWALLYQGINLSNLVLENIDKSALTQANKNVAKGQALFLRAYFYFILTSNWGDVPLRLASTKSVNENNVPRTPYKVVYQQIVADMEQAADLVNPITAYTYNSRITKSVVWGILARVNLKMAGAPLRDASRFAEAKKWAGKVMTDAPHALNPDYKQVFKNMCQHIYDTKESIWEVEFSIKNGTQDEGGSVGVINGIGTSNATVGYSYGAKHATQRYYNLFGTNDLRRDWSIGPYTYTSSTSSVLIYYTAAQIYNRCDAKWRREFESSTVKFTNTSAINFPLLRYADVLLMYAEAENEVNGATSLAYNAINLVRERAYGVGLGLSTATAADLTAGMDKDTFREAVRKERALELGYEGLRRFDLIRWGIFVSTMKSIGNEITTTAPSGYTYGGVSGNNVSNRDTLFAIPSKETSLNSSIVQNKGW
- a CDS encoding DUF5017 domain-containing protein; translated protein: MYKVKYIIGLMLLPLIFSCKKSAIQLSAFDVQTAKTEYKAGDTVTFKFSGDPDIISFYSGEKGKEYKFKDRTTVAGVLGLEIKTQVLYGTQANNLSLLYSTDFNGLYDTTSVRKATWTDITSRFTLSTAAGGAVGTQTSSGVVNISDLAASGKPIYFAFKYWGDKAPGTTSTQRTWRVYNFNLTNTLPDGSVLNVSTIGTASWLALDFANPANKWAIQTSDPVLAFAPASSLIVSEDWALSKPMFATNVSPDVPTVIKTYLNQLSSYKYVFTTAGTYTVTFVATNGGNDGSGSVVKQLTITVK
- a CDS encoding DUF5009 domain-containing protein produces the protein MINTTIQTPPQRANSLDALRGTAILLMVLSGSIAFGGILPGWMYHAQVPPPAHQFKPDLPGITWVDLVFPFFLFAMGAAIPLALVKKSAVQPLWKTLLQIAQRYVLLAFFSVFTMHARSWVMSAAPGLADQLLSIGCFVLLFLMYSYKQEWQGKAALMVKVSGFILALAFLALYPFKNGFSFNQNDIIIMVLANMALFASLIWLSTQNKPWLRIGLLPFVMAVFLSGKDTTTWNSVLYNWSPALWAYKFYYLKYLFIVLPGTLAGEWLLSFVHEAKTGNSTPAKVKNLWLLCLFCWLLLIGNLVGLYTRLLVPNLFFTAAVSALLVYGVKLQPDGPQKNLLERFIHAGIYLLLLGLFFEAYEGGIKKDFSTYSYYFVTTGLAFTTLASFTLMEQTPFFKPFIQFLADNGKNPMIAYTAGNLLLIPVLKITGGQKLLDLMDHQVVGAFLRGVIFTGIVSLITVYCTRKKLYWKT